The following are encoded together in the Ovis canadensis isolate MfBH-ARS-UI-01 breed Bighorn chromosome 2, ARS-UI_OviCan_v2, whole genome shotgun sequence genome:
- the C2H9orf40 gene encoding uncharacterized protein C9orf40 homolog codes for MAKRRAAEPLTFHVPWKRLLLCDFPEEPPSPPLWIPPPGVSHPGRPLGFPELPRKRKIDAGAMTEPSVSPSKRRDDGDTGAQDGAEREGRGLETGESQLLQPPVRPRRPGEEPRGVRPPRGGGDDGAGRAESQRGDWGAAPRQLSEEFWQYNTFQYWRNPLPPIDLADIEDVSEDSLTETALQGKNEVAEIDMES; via the exons ATGGCCAAGCGCCGTGCGGCCGAGCCGCTGACGTTCCACGTGCCTTGGAAGCGGCTCCTGCTCTGCGACTTTCCTGAGGAGCCGCCGTCGCCGCCGCTCTGGATCCCGCCGCCGGGGGTCTCGCATCCCGGGCGGCCCCTCGGCTTCCCCGAGCTGCCCCGAAAGCGTAAAATCGACGCAGGGGCTATGACGGAGCCTTCGGTTTCGCCCAGCAAGCGCCGCGACGACGGGGATACCGGCGCCCAGGACGGCGCGGAGCGTGAGGGCCGCGGCCTGGAGACCGGCGAGTCGCAGCTGCTGCAGCCGCCCGTGCGGCCCCGCAGGCCGGGGGAGGAGCCCCGGGGTGTCCGCCCCCCGAGAGGCGGTGGCGACGATGGGGCGGGGCGCGCAGAGTCCCAGCGGGGAGACTGGGGGGCCGCACCGCGCCAG CTCAGTGAAGAATTTTGGCAGTATAACACCTTCCAGTACTGGAGGAACCCTTTACCACCTATTGATCTGGCAGACATTGAAGATGTAAGCGAAGACAGCCTGACAGAAACAGCACTGCAGGgcaagaatgaagtggctgagaTTGATATGGAGTCTTGA